The following coding sequences are from one Treponema parvum window:
- a CDS encoding dihydroorotate dehydrogenase gives MTETTDCGGKTVPVFARAKVLDRRNNLTDCRERSSDFADGAVFTLKVSIPFNLSLNGYSFPRPGQFYMLRTEHSAKVLSRPISVFHVEKKSRSIIIEFLILKKGEGTRELYRLKRGDILLMLGPLGNMFPAPDFKTEGQNKVCLIGGGIGVAPVAGFAESLVPKSYDFIASFKSASYGLEHLKADDLIITTEDGSEGLSGMLPAAVDSQKLIAKKYTTVYACGPLPMLEYVKKICGEARVRCWLSMEARMACGMGVCLGCSIKTKKGYKKCCVDGPVFDGEMLIFESSAFKPRRKPLSKDPDLSVNIAGVRFINPVIAASGTFGFGTEYMSVFDVKSLGGIASKGLTLEERQGNSGIRIWETPSGIMNSVGLQNPGIKHFIEHELGQMLKLGPVTLANLSGSTLETYVEGAKLLDKTDVPMIELNISCPNVSQGGAAWGMSCSSAAEATRAVRAVTAKPLAVKLTPQAPDLIGVAVACINEGADALVIGNSFQGVAIDIENGRPVFDKVKAGVGGPAMRPLAVKNVYEIASEINKLPPQNRVPLIGVGGIVSWQDAVEFIMAGASAVEIGSGTFIDPYTMLRVIDGLSAFMKRKGYASIEEMRGCAL, from the coding sequence ATGACCGAAACTACGGATTGCGGCGGCAAGACAGTCCCCGTATTTGCAAGAGCAAAGGTTTTAGACAGGCGGAATAATTTAACTGATTGCAGAGAGAGGTCTTCGGATTTTGCCGACGGCGCGGTGTTCACACTTAAAGTTTCAATACCTTTTAACCTCAGCTTAAACGGATATTCTTTTCCGCGACCGGGGCAGTTTTACATGCTTAGGACGGAACATTCGGCAAAGGTGCTTTCCAGACCGATAAGCGTTTTTCATGTCGAAAAAAAATCCCGCAGCATTATTATTGAGTTTTTGATTTTAAAAAAAGGAGAGGGGACGAGAGAGCTTTACAGGCTTAAAAGGGGCGACATCCTTCTTATGCTCGGTCCTTTGGGAAACATGTTTCCTGCGCCCGATTTTAAAACGGAAGGACAAAACAAGGTTTGCTTGATCGGCGGTGGAATAGGAGTAGCTCCTGTGGCGGGCTTTGCGGAATCTCTTGTCCCGAAAAGTTATGATTTTATCGCAAGTTTTAAAAGCGCTTCTTACGGGCTTGAGCACTTAAAGGCCGACGATTTGATAATTACGACGGAAGACGGAAGCGAAGGTCTTTCCGGAATGCTTCCCGCCGCCGTAGACAGTCAAAAACTTATCGCTAAAAAATATACGACAGTTTACGCCTGCGGACCTTTACCCATGTTGGAATATGTAAAAAAAATATGCGGCGAAGCCAGAGTGCGATGTTGGCTAAGCATGGAAGCCCGCATGGCATGCGGCATGGGAGTTTGCCTCGGGTGTTCAATAAAGACAAAGAAAGGATATAAAAAATGCTGCGTAGACGGTCCTGTTTTTGACGGCGAAATGCTGATCTTTGAAAGTTCCGCCTTCAAGCCGCGCCGAAAACCTCTTTCGAAGGATCCCGATCTGTCGGTAAATATTGCCGGAGTGCGTTTTATAAATCCCGTCATAGCCGCTTCGGGAACTTTCGGGTTCGGAACGGAATATATGTCCGTATTCGACGTAAAATCTCTCGGCGGAATTGCGTCCAAGGGACTTACTCTTGAAGAACGACAAGGCAATTCCGGTATTCGCATTTGGGAAACGCCGTCGGGAATTATGAATTCCGTGGGGCTTCAAAATCCCGGAATAAAGCATTTTATAGAACACGAACTCGGTCAAATGTTAAAACTCGGCCCCGTAACGCTTGCAAACCTGTCGGGCTCCACGCTTGAAACATATGTCGAAGGCGCCAAGTTGCTCGATAAGACTGACGTCCCCATGATAGAGCTTAACATTTCATGCCCTAATGTTTCGCAGGGGGGAGCCGCATGGGGAATGAGCTGCTCTTCCGCAGCGGAGGCGACAAGGGCTGTGCGTGCCGTTACTGCTAAGCCGCTTGCCGTAAAATTAACGCCGCAGGCTCCGGATCTTATCGGAGTGGCCGTCGCATGCATCAACGAGGGCGCCGACGCCCTGGTCATCGGAAATTCTTTTCAGGGGGTTGCGATAGACATTGAAAACGGAAGGCCTGTTTTTGATAAGGTCAAAGCGGGCGTCGGCGGTCCGGCCATGCGTCCGCTCGCCGTTAAGAATGTGTATGAGATTGCCTCGGAAATTAACAAACTTCCTCCGCAAAATCGGGTTCCGCTGATCGGAGTCGGAGGAATAGTTTCATGGCAGGATGCGGTCGAATTTATTATGGCCGGCGCCTCTGCCGTTGAAATCGGTTCGGGAACCTTTATTGATCCTTATACAATGCTCCGTGTGATCGACGGGCTTAGCGCCTTTATGAAGCGTAAAGGGTATGCGAGTATCGAAGAAATGAGAGGCTGTGCGCTGTAG
- a CDS encoding THUMP domain-containing class I SAM-dependent RNA methyltransferase, whose protein sequence is MNTIVALCAVGAERVLGNEIKYLGYNLISNAPGRVSFSGDDDALFRSNLCLRTADRVYLQAAAYPAEDFDDLFAGAYDVNWQDYFKKNTRIVVDKVRVYKSKLNSEHSIQSMVQKAVYKKLGDVWKIPVLPETGEKADIRVYMDENTAILLLDLSGLPLHKRGYRADGGIAPLRETTAAVLLQMMMWRRKTPLHDPFCGSGTIPIEATLYAYNVAPGFGRNFAIENLAFYDQKRALQIKKEEAAKIRTDVEVRITGSDIDRAAIERSAKNAEYACVTAGRALQLIGSDARIVRPDFVQSDFKDLQPPYPEGLILCNPPYGERLDDEDKAEKLYKDMADLFRDFKNWRIGVITSNKKFQELSGFYASSSKELKAGNLDTRFYMFKECLCRRNKNGYCC, encoded by the coding sequence ATGAATACGATCGTGGCGCTGTGTGCCGTCGGAGCGGAAAGGGTTTTAGGCAACGAAATAAAGTATCTGGGATACAATCTTATCTCAAACGCTCCGGGGCGGGTTTCTTTTTCGGGAGACGACGACGCCTTATTTCGTTCGAATTTGTGTCTGCGCACGGCCGACCGGGTATACCTTCAGGCGGCGGCATATCCTGCAGAAGATTTTGACGATCTTTTTGCCGGAGCGTACGATGTAAATTGGCAGGATTATTTTAAAAAAAACACGCGTATCGTAGTAGACAAGGTCCGTGTTTATAAGAGTAAGTTAAATTCGGAACACAGCATTCAGTCCATGGTACAAAAAGCCGTTTACAAAAAATTGGGCGATGTGTGGAAAATTCCCGTTTTACCCGAAACGGGCGAAAAAGCCGATATCCGCGTTTATATGGATGAAAATACCGCCATACTTCTGCTTGACCTGTCGGGACTTCCTTTGCATAAGAGGGGTTACAGAGCCGACGGCGGTATTGCGCCTTTAAGGGAAACCACGGCGGCCGTCCTGCTTCAGATGATGATGTGGCGTAGAAAGACGCCGCTTCACGATCCTTTTTGCGGTTCGGGAACAATTCCTATAGAAGCAACTTTGTACGCATACAATGTTGCGCCGGGATTCGGGCGGAATTTCGCGATTGAAAATCTTGCCTTTTACGATCAAAAACGCGCGCTGCAGATTAAAAAAGAAGAAGCGGCAAAGATTCGTACGGATGTCGAAGTGAGGATTACCGGTTCCGATATCGATCGGGCCGCAATAGAACGCTCCGCAAAAAACGCCGAATATGCGTGCGTTACTGCCGGACGAGCCTTGCAGCTAATAGGAAGCGATGCCAGAATTGTTCGGCCGGATTTCGTACAATCCGATTTTAAGGATTTACAGCCGCCTTATCCGGAAGGGCTTATCTTGTGTAATCCTCCTTACGGTGAAAGACTTGACGACGAAGATAAGGCTGAAAAGCTTTATAAAGACATGGCGGATTTATTTAGAGATTTTAAAAACTGGCGGATAGGCGTCATAACTTCGAACAAAAAATTCCAAGAGCTTTCGGGCTTTTACGCGTCTTCTTCAAAGGAACTGAAGGCCGGAAATCTTGACACCCGCTTTTACATGTTTAAAGAATGTTTATGCCGGAGAAATAAAAATGGCTATTGTTGTTGA
- a CDS encoding TetR/AcrR family transcriptional regulator: protein MAIVVEHDKRKKEILEKALDVFSEEGYEDVTFQKIADRCGITRTTLYIYFKNKREIFLWSIKQMMSGLEEGLVRLCSDESVPASQALLNILMMIMENCELNKRLFGVILDYLLQMKKSGGNPREKVRRRVVHLRHLLSQVIIRGINSGEFKKINVRSVNELFYSIIESAIFRLAVLNQEDLAETRLILKFTVGDLLAHRI from the coding sequence ATGGCTATTGTTGTTGAACACGATAAGAGAAAAAAGGAAATCCTCGAAAAAGCGCTGGATGTATTCAGCGAAGAAGGATATGAAGACGTAACTTTTCAAAAGATCGCCGACCGCTGCGGAATTACGCGTACTACGCTTTACATATATTTTAAAAACAAGCGCGAGATCTTTTTATGGAGCATAAAACAGATGATGAGCGGCCTTGAAGAAGGACTTGTGCGTCTGTGTTCCGACGAATCCGTTCCGGCTTCTCAAGCTCTTTTGAACATCCTCATGATGATCATGGAAAACTGTGAACTTAATAAGCGCCTATTCGGCGTAATTTTGGATTATCTTTTACAGATGAAAAAATCAGGCGGGAATCCCAGAGAAAAAGTCCGCCGCCGCGTCGTTCATTTGAGGCACCTTTTGAGCCAGGTCATTATCAGAGGAATAAATTCCGGGGAATTTAAAAAGATAAACGTAAGATCCGTAAACGAACTGTTTTACAGCATAATAGAATCGGCAATTTTCAGACTTGCGGTGTTAAATCAGGAAGACTTGGCTGAAACCAGGCTCATATTGAAATTTACTGTGGGCGATTTGCTTGCACATAGAATTTAG
- the fabV gene encoding enoyl-ACP reductase FabV, giving the protein MVIKPMVRSNICINAHPVGCAKETENQIEYVKTQKKKRGIKSVKEGGKGPKTVLVLGCSTGYGLASRIVSAFAYGADTIGVSYEKEATETKSGTPGWYNNTAFDAAAKKAGLVSITMNADAYADETRSQVIGEAKKLGRKFDLIIYSLASPVRTDPDTKVLYKSVIKPRGKPYSGKYIDIMSQTLKESSEEPATEEEIANTVKVMGGDDWRRWIKQLSQAGVLAKGCRTVAYSYIGPELSHAIYRDGTIGTAKLDLEKAALDLNEELKSSVGGGAFVSVNKGLVTRSSAVIPIISLYLSVLFKVMKEKGTHEGCIEQIERLFAERLYTGADNSAADVPTDSEHRIRIDDWELADDVQKLCRERMTAVTQENLSQLCDLEGYKHDFLATNGFDIAGVDYDKDVARMDAIS; this is encoded by the coding sequence ATGGTCATTAAACCGATGGTACGAAGCAATATCTGTATAAACGCACATCCTGTCGGGTGCGCAAAAGAAACGGAAAATCAGATCGAATATGTAAAAACGCAAAAGAAAAAACGCGGAATAAAGAGCGTAAAGGAAGGCGGCAAGGGGCCGAAAACAGTTCTTGTTTTGGGATGTTCTACGGGATACGGCCTTGCCAGCCGCATAGTCAGTGCCTTTGCATACGGAGCCGACACGATCGGAGTTTCATATGAAAAAGAAGCCACCGAAACAAAGAGCGGCACTCCCGGCTGGTACAACAATACGGCCTTTGACGCTGCCGCAAAAAAGGCGGGACTTGTTTCAATAACCATGAACGCCGACGCCTATGCGGACGAAACCCGATCTCAGGTTATCGGCGAAGCAAAGAAACTCGGACGGAAATTCGATCTTATAATTTACAGCCTCGCAAGTCCCGTGCGCACGGATCCCGACACAAAGGTTCTATATAAGTCCGTAATCAAACCGCGCGGAAAACCTTACAGCGGGAAATATATCGATATCATGTCGCAGACTCTTAAAGAATCGAGCGAAGAACCCGCTACGGAAGAAGAAATTGCCAATACCGTCAAGGTTATGGGAGGCGACGACTGGCGCCGTTGGATAAAACAGCTTTCACAAGCGGGCGTTCTTGCAAAAGGATGCCGCACGGTAGCTTATTCTTATATAGGGCCGGAACTCAGCCATGCGATATATCGTGACGGAACTATAGGAACTGCAAAGCTCGACCTGGAAAAAGCCGCGCTTGATCTTAACGAGGAATTAAAATCGTCTGTAGGCGGCGGAGCCTTTGTTTCCGTAAACAAGGGGCTTGTAACCCGCTCAAGCGCGGTAATTCCCATAATATCGCTTTACCTTTCAGTGTTGTTTAAGGTGATGAAGGAAAAAGGAACTCACGAAGGCTGTATCGAACAGATTGAAAGGCTTTTTGCGGAACGGCTTTATACGGGTGCGGACAATTCCGCCGCCGACGTTCCTACGGACAGCGAACATAGGATAAGAATTGACGATTGGGAACTTGCCGACGACGTTCAAAAACTTTGTCGCGAACGTATGACCGCCGTTACTCAGGAAAATCTTTCGCAGCTTTGCGACCTTGAAGGATATAAGCATGATTTTCTTGCTACTAACGGTTTTGACATTGCCGGCGTTGATTATGATAAAGACGTCGCGCGCATGGACGCAATATCATAG